A genomic segment from Diospyros lotus cultivar Yz01 chromosome 5, ASM1463336v1, whole genome shotgun sequence encodes:
- the LOC127801321 gene encoding protein SUPPRESSOR OF QUENCHING 1, chloroplastic-like, which translates to MYSVTTTLSEDTLKKAAPSLIRQEIRSISLDDISSGGSVSNNEKMQGAQLGNSSAQMSPPPLKDRRESGSFPDINSSNDAAFSIGGVLVEIF; encoded by the exons ATGTATAGCGTGACAACAACATTGTCAGAAGACACTCTAAAAAAGGCTGCTCCATCACTTATCAGACAGGAGATACGGAGTATTTCACTTGATGACATAAGTAGTGGTGGCTCTGTTTCAAATA ACGAGAAGATGCAGGGAGCCCAACTTGGTAATTCCTCTGCTCAAATGTCTCCACCACCTCTCAAGGATAGGAGAGAGAGTGGGTCATTCCCAGATATAAATTCTTCAAATGATGCAGCCTTCTCAATTGGAGG GGTTCTTGTTGAGATATTTTAA